In the Arachis stenosperma cultivar V10309 chromosome 8, arast.V10309.gnm1.PFL2, whole genome shotgun sequence genome, TCCAATCCTTACATTCCATTTGCGcgtttctctttctctttttaattttagttcatttatttaattaaataaaggGTTTACTTTTACCAATAAGCaccttagtttattcattttcatTTATTTGGGTTTCAAAATATTCAACGTTACGAATATCGTCGTCGACGCTACAAAACACAACACAGCACAAACACGTCATGCCATGTATCTCTCTATCTTTCAATTCATCATAGTCAAACCCTCCAGAGTCGTAAATTCTCAGCgacttttctttctttctttccctaTCTCGTTCTCCATCTCCATCTCCATCTCCATTCCCAATTCACATTCTCCTCCTTTTTAATTCCACTCTTCTCCATCTCCCTAACCATTACTCTCTATAGGTAGTTCTAATTAGGTACTAATATTACCATTACTCAACCGCCATGGTCTCCTAGATGGCGTTTTGTTTTTTTTCCACTTTCCACCTCTCACCTAACAaagtctctttctttttcttcttgaagCTGCGGATTTTGAAGTAAAAGCTGAATTAGCGGAAGCATTGGGTTTGCTATTTGAAGAAAAAATGGGAGCGGTTTGTTCAGCTGGCATGGCTGAGGGCAATGCTGAGCTGCGAGGGAAGAATACTTTGGGGTTTTCTGGGAAGCTTAAGAAGGAAGATAGCTTTATCAACAAAAAGTCAGAAACTTTTTCAGATTCAAGGAGTAATAGTCGtggtaaaaagcaaaagaagcAGGTCGCTGATTTTTCCGGCGAACTCAAATCCTCCAGTCCCGCTCCAAAAGGGGCAAAACAGGTATTTTTCCAATCTGTACTGATCTTTCTATGTCTTAATGGGATGCAGTTAGTTTTCCATGGATTTAGAGAAATTACAAAATTTTGACTTGGAAGTGGATTCACATGTGTTGTTTCTGTTGTAGTTCATAGATTTGACTTCATTATTTGATTTAGTGATTTTCCCTCAAATACAGTATGTTGTTAATTCTAATTGTGGAGTTACTATCTTTGTGTATATTTCCTTTTGGCAGTTCATCCACAGGGGCTCTTTTCTGGGAAGAGCTAGTGAGAAGGCGGTTGATGTTCTAGACTCACTTGGGAGTGGCATGCCAAAGTTAAACACCAATAGCGGGTTTGCCTCTGGAATGACTTCTAGAGGCAAAAGAATATCTATATTGGCTTTTGAAGTAGCTAATACAATAACCAAAGGGTCAATTCTGTTTCAATCACTTTCTGAAGAGAACATTCAGTTCCTTAAAAAGGAGATTCTACAATCAAAAGGAGTTCAACAATTAGTTTCAACTGATATGACTGAGTTAATTAATCTTGCTGCGGCTGACAAAAGGTTTAGTGCATTCAAGGATCAGTGTTGTCTTTCAGAGTTTTGaagttctttttattttatttatctctTGTTTTGGGGCAATTTATAGGGATGAACTTTGTGGTTTCTCACGGGAAGTAGCAAGATTTGGAAATATGTGTAAAGATCCGCAGTGGCACAATCTAGATCGATATTTCTCAAGGTGCTATCACACGATTACACATTTATACTAATTTCCATGATTGAATTCTTAGAGTATTACAATTTAAAAACATTTCTCATTCGGATTTTGAACAAAAATTTCAGATTAGACTTGGACCATGCCTTGGGTGATATGCAATCCAAGGAAGAGGCAGAAAAGACAATGCAGGAGATTACCAGTCTAGCTCAGCAGACTTCTGTAAGCCCattgtcaatttttttaatctttgcATGCCTCAACAAACTGATGGATGCACAAGTCATTCTGGTTATTCCGTGTTTGCTGAATGATTTTGATTAATAGATCTTTGATCTTTACATAGTTTTGACTTTTGAGTTATTATGCTTGTATCTATATGTTgttcatataatttttattttatacttctggtattcttttgagttctttaCTTGTTAAAATAAGGGTACCATTCCAGATTTTTGTGTAGTCCATCTTTGAATTACTGTTTTTATCCTTTTGTATGTAGGAATTGTACCATGAATTAAATGCTTATGACCGTTTTGAACAAGATTATCAGCAAAAGATTAAGGAAATGGAGTCCTTAAATCTGCCTTTAAAAGGTTAGAAAATTTATTATATGCTTTTCCCTAGAATGTCTAATGATATTTGTTTTTCCAATGATAATCAATTTTGATCTTCAATCGGATGTACATAGTATATGCAAGACACATGCAAAGCGAAGTATGcagaaattaattaatgattgaCAGCTCTATATACCTTGTAATTTCAGGTGAGGGTATCACATTTTTTCAAAGTGAGCTAAAGCATCAAAGAAAGATTGTGAGGAGCTTGAAAAAGAAGTCTCTTTGGTCCAGAAACATGGAAGAGGTATGAATGAAGGGATAATTCCTAATGTTGGACCTAATTGTATTTTTCGGTTCCTTTGTTGGAACGAAACCTTATTTAGTTGACTAGAAGTAAATGTTCTATGTCTACGTCTATTTAAAGCAATGTACTTATTCTATGTGATTTGCTTTATTGCAGATAGTTGAAAAGCTTGTTGATATCGTTACCTATATGCATCAAACTATTCATGAGTTCCTCGGAAACAACGGTATGACACGTGTCTTTTCTGAGATAAAAACCATATGTTGCTGCTAGCATAGAGGGCATCTACTTGTCCTTATTTATTAAGAATTCATCAGATTTTCCGACCTTAGGTTTTGAAGtctaaatttaatcaatttaTCACGACCCTCTGCCATGCTTCAAAGAAAATTATTTGCATTCTGTCTGTATGACATGTTTGTTGGGAAGTCTGAACACGTGTTTGTTTAGAATTTAAACTTACTTGAAATGAAAGATATTTATAGCATATTATTTACACATAATACATTTACTAAGGATGGAAACTCTGAAAATAGGTGCTTCCCAagttttctttaaaatttctTGGCTCAAATTTCCACTTAGTTGCTCAGTTTTATCTTTCTAGCTTGAATCACATGAATGAGAGGGATTATTTATTGTAATTTTACAGCTGTTTTTCTTGTACATGATTTTTCTGCTTGGATTAGCATACTGTCTTAGAGCATTTGGGAAAACTCTTAAAACTACAAAAAGAATCCCTAAATCCTCGATTTTATATTAGTCATTTATCAAGACATGTGAAAATCTTGTGTTTTCTATCTATCATGTCAATCTTATTGGTAGGTTGTAAGGGTGGTATGATGATTGATTGTAATATTAATGAAATTGTGAATTCATGGTAGGTACTGCTGCTGCCGATAACTATAGTAAAGGTTCTCAAAGACTGGGCGAAGCTGGTCTTGCACTGCACTATGCTAATATCATCAATCAGATAAATATGATTGTAAGTTTTTATCTTGCTAATTAAATTTGTAGTGACATCACCTCagtttttctttaaataaaaaattctctcTATCAGGCCTCTCGCCCAACAGCCCTTCCCCCAAATACAAGGGACACGTTATATCATGGTTTGCCTAATAATATCAAGAGTTCTCTTCCCTCTCGGTTGCAATCCATTGATGTCACAAAAGAGGTATGCCCTTCAAGTTGCAGATATATTCATTTCCTACCAGTCATTTTTTATGGTGTCACTTTCTCCGAGTTGGTCACTTCTGCTCATGAAGATTGAATTTTACATCGTTGTGCATTATCctaaataaaataacaattttttGTAGCTGCCGATCACTCAGATTAAAGCCGAAATGGATAAGACTCTTCAATGCCTTCTTCCATTTGCCACAAATACTATCAAGTAAGATATGCTTTCAACTCTTTTGGTTTCCCATGCTGGCCCTATTTTCATATATAAAATTGCATTAGAAGTCTATGCAATTGCTTTATGTAACATATTTTACTTTGGACAGAGCACATCAAGGTTTTGGATGGATCGGTGAATGGGCAAACACAAGGTTAGCTATATATAAAGTTGTATATCTGTGGGATTATGATTGTGTTTACATGTGCTGTGTGAACTAATAACAGCTTGAGTTTCATGAATTGATGATAATTCTTGTTCTGATTTGCAGTGGTAACGACTTTGGTGAGAGTACACCCGCTGAAAGTAGTAAGCTGATGCGCATCCAGACACTCTATTATGCTGATAAGCATAAAATCGATAACTACATCGTTGAATTGTTGGCATGGCTTCACCATCTGATAAGCTTTGTAAGATCCAGACAGAATACCCTGAAGCAAATGCCTATGCGATCTCCTCCAAAAGGGAGATTCCAGCCCAAGATGCTTGAGTTCCTTTCCCCAGACGGCAGCGGTGACAAGACGCTGGGACGTGAAGTCTCTGAAGAGGATAGGAGGTTGTTAGAGGAGGTGATTACAAGGAGGAGCCGTCCTGGAATCAGCAAAAGCATGGATTTTGATGCTCCAAAGAAAAGAGAATCAAGAAGAGATCGGTACATGGCCAAAAGCGCTAGCAGTTCGCCTGTCAAGGAGTTCTTGGGTACGGGTATGGGTACGAGACTCGGC is a window encoding:
- the LOC130945186 gene encoding protein PSK SIMULATOR 2, whose translation is MGAVCSAGMAEGNAELRGKNTLGFSGKLKKEDSFINKKSETFSDSRSNSRGKKQKKQVADFSGELKSSSPAPKGAKQFIHRGSFLGRASEKAVDVLDSLGSGMPKLNTNSGFASGMTSRGKRISILAFEVANTITKGSILFQSLSEENIQFLKKEILQSKGVQQLVSTDMTELINLAAADKRDELCGFSREVARFGNMCKDPQWHNLDRYFSRLDLDHALGDMQSKEEAEKTMQEITSLAQQTSELYHELNAYDRFEQDYQQKIKEMESLNLPLKGEGITFFQSELKHQRKIVRSLKKKSLWSRNMEEIVEKLVDIVTYMHQTIHEFLGNNGTAAADNYSKGSQRLGEAGLALHYANIINQINMIASRPTALPPNTRDTLYHGLPNNIKSSLPSRLQSIDVTKELPITQIKAEMDKTLQCLLPFATNTIKAHQGFGWIGEWANTSGNDFGESTPAESSKLMRIQTLYYADKHKIDNYIVELLAWLHHLISFVRSRQNTLKQMPMRSPPKGRFQPKMLEFLSPDGSGDKTLGREVSEEDRRLLEEVITRRSRPGISKSMDFDAPKKRESRRDRYMAKSASSSPVKEFLGTGMGTRLGSEQQNYNVLDIMDGLGY